The proteins below are encoded in one region of Parvicella tangerina:
- a CDS encoding OmpP1/FadL family transporter, giving the protein MRKGWSIIVLTFMSISAFGGGFQLNTQSVRALGLGGAFTAWANDPSALFFNPGAMYQVKGHHFIAGLHYVMPRVSLQTPSTDNINQTTPNANPIHFYYTGQLTDKLNVGFAVNNQFGSSSSFADNWEGRYIIQNISLRTFMFQPTVSYKIHEKLGIGAGFVFTTGAFSTEKAVPVSSADYKYGQAHLEGSGVAFGFNLGLHSKLIDNEKMVLALGLNYRSKLNVNLPEGKAEFYNIPSSLRYQFPESTTFSGGLTLPDVATGGLRFTYHLNDELDITALYDYSYTGWKSYDTLAFDFANPDTPDSETIKAWKSTGVHRVGLDVTFKERFSFRVGFYADKTPIPDGRVSPELPDADQANFTFGLGVQLTENIGFDVNFLRQNIEMEGSLDDAGFTAKYHRIVDVVGFAVNASFGGGQEEDDESKAKFE; this is encoded by the coding sequence ATGAGAAAAGGTTGGAGTATTATAGTGTTGACTTTCATGAGCATAAGTGCTTTTGGAGGTGGGTTTCAGTTGAACACGCAGAGCGTACGAGCGTTGGGTTTAGGAGGTGCATTTACTGCTTGGGCAAATGATCCAAGTGCTTTGTTTTTTAACCCTGGAGCCATGTATCAGGTCAAAGGACATCACTTCATAGCTGGTTTGCACTACGTAATGCCTAGGGTTTCATTGCAGACGCCTTCAACGGATAATATTAATCAAACCACACCGAATGCCAACCCGATCCATTTTTACTATACAGGTCAACTCACGGATAAACTAAATGTTGGCTTTGCAGTGAATAATCAATTCGGATCTTCTTCTTCGTTTGCAGACAACTGGGAGGGTCGTTATATTATTCAGAATATTTCTTTGCGAACGTTTATGTTTCAGCCAACAGTTTCTTACAAGATCCATGAGAAGTTAGGGATTGGAGCAGGATTTGTGTTTACCACTGGTGCTTTTTCGACAGAAAAGGCTGTTCCCGTTAGTTCTGCAGATTATAAGTATGGTCAAGCTCATTTAGAAGGAAGTGGGGTAGCTTTCGGTTTTAATCTTGGGCTTCATTCAAAGCTGATCGATAATGAAAAAATGGTGCTTGCTCTTGGTTTAAATTACCGATCAAAGTTAAATGTTAACCTCCCCGAGGGAAAGGCAGAGTTTTACAATATTCCTTCATCACTTCGTTATCAGTTCCCTGAATCTACAACTTTCTCAGGAGGTTTGACACTTCCTGACGTAGCGACAGGAGGCTTGAGATTTACCTATCACCTTAACGATGAACTGGACATCACAGCACTATATGATTATAGTTATACAGGTTGGAAGTCTTATGATACACTGGCCTTTGACTTTGCCAACCCAGACACACCAGATAGTGAAACGATTAAGGCGTGGAAGAGTACTGGAGTACACCGAGTAGGATTAGATGTTACTTTCAAGGAACGTTTCAGCTTTAGAGTTGGTTTTTATGCTGACAAGACACCTATTCCTGATGGTAGAGTGAGTCCAGAGTTACCTGATGCAGATCAAGCTAATTTTACATTTGGACTGGGTGTACAGCTTACAGAAAATATTGGTTTTGACGTGAATTTTCTTCGTCAGAATATTGAAATGGAAGGGTCGCTTGATGATGCTGGTTTCACAGCGAAATACCACCGGATAGTAGATGTGGTTGGTTTTGCGGTGAATGCCAGCTTCGGTGGTGGTCAGGAAGAGGATGATGAATCAAAAGCAAAATTTGAATAA
- a CDS encoding amidohydrolase, with translation MLKATILITLLLAFLLTSCYRSAEADLIIHNANIVSMDTDSTVHEAMAIKDGKIIALGKENQILNKYTAATKVDAQTATILPGFYDAHCHFLGYGLSKMQLELYDLNSMEEIVEACKGYQLSNAEEWIVGRGWDNTDWEDQSFPDNKLLNEAFPNTPVLLRRIDGHGALANQKALTLAGISDTTSISGGHIEILDGQLTGMLMDNAVDKVLDVIPEPSKNKKTQAILKAQEDCLEYGLTTVTDAGLKKDEALLLQELEKEGLLKMRVYVMLADSKENFDYFLDSIGHPVETERVNIRGFKFYGDGSLGSRSACLTRPYYDIQDTTVYGFMLNEAAYFKEMAQRILKTDFQMCTHCIGDSAARTLLNIYGEVLGGYNDKRWRIEHAQIIHPDDYHLFADYTIIPSVQPTHATSDMLWAVNRLGDKRLRDSYAYKKLMQQNYLIALGTDFPIENISPIETFYAAVARKNLEGNPKNGFQIENALSRWNAMKGMTIWAALANFEETHKGSLEVGKDADFVILSQDILGVPEELILDTYVKSTYILGEKVYGE, from the coding sequence ATGTTAAAGGCAACCATATTAATCACTCTTCTCTTGGCGTTTTTGCTGACTTCTTGCTACAGGTCAGCAGAAGCAGATCTCATCATTCATAATGCGAACATCGTCTCTATGGATACGGACAGTACAGTTCACGAAGCTATGGCGATAAAAGATGGGAAAATCATTGCCTTGGGTAAAGAAAACCAAATCCTAAACAAATATACTGCTGCAACAAAGGTTGATGCTCAAACCGCTACTATTCTACCTGGTTTTTATGATGCTCACTGTCATTTTTTAGGATATGGATTGAGTAAAATGCAACTAGAATTGTACGATCTCAATTCTATGGAAGAAATCGTTGAGGCTTGCAAGGGTTATCAGTTATCCAACGCAGAAGAGTGGATTGTTGGTAGGGGTTGGGACAATACAGATTGGGAAGACCAATCCTTTCCTGATAACAAGTTGTTGAACGAAGCATTTCCGAACACCCCTGTGTTATTAAGGAGAATTGATGGACATGGGGCGCTGGCCAATCAAAAAGCACTGACATTGGCAGGAATTTCAGATACAACTTCTATTTCAGGCGGACACATTGAAATTCTAGATGGACAACTTACTGGAATGTTAATGGATAACGCTGTTGACAAAGTACTCGATGTCATTCCTGAGCCTTCAAAAAACAAGAAAACTCAGGCGATTCTTAAAGCTCAGGAAGATTGCCTTGAGTACGGATTGACTACCGTAACAGATGCAGGACTTAAAAAAGATGAAGCACTTCTGCTTCAGGAATTAGAAAAAGAAGGACTCCTGAAAATGAGAGTTTACGTCATGCTCGCTGATAGTAAGGAGAATTTTGACTATTTCCTAGACAGTATTGGTCACCCAGTTGAAACGGAACGCGTGAACATCAGAGGGTTTAAATTCTATGGTGATGGTTCATTAGGGAGTCGATCCGCTTGCCTAACACGACCGTATTACGATATTCAAGATACCACAGTGTACGGTTTTATGCTAAATGAAGCCGCTTACTTCAAGGAGATGGCACAAAGAATTCTCAAAACAGATTTTCAGATGTGTACACACTGTATTGGAGATAGCGCTGCCAGAACACTTTTGAACATTTACGGGGAAGTTCTGGGAGGCTACAATGATAAACGGTGGCGTATAGAACATGCTCAGATCATTCATCCTGACGACTATCACTTATTTGCAGACTATACGATCATTCCGTCTGTTCAGCCTACACATGCTACTTCTGATATGTTATGGGCCGTGAATCGTTTAGGAGACAAACGACTTAGAGATAGCTATGCTTATAAAAAGTTAATGCAACAAAACTACCTGATTGCTCTGGGAACAGATTTTCCTATTGAAAACATTAGCCCCATCGAAACCTTTTACGCAGCAGTGGCTCGAAAGAACCTTGAAGGCAACCCAAAGAACGGTTTTCAAATAGAAAATGCCTTATCCAGATGGAATGCAATGAAAGGTATGACAATCTGGGCGGCTTTGGCTAATTTTGAAGAGACGCACAAAGGATCACTGGAAGTAGGAAAAGATGCAGATTTTGTAATCCTCTCACAGGATATCCTCGGAGTACCAGAGGAGTTGATTCTGGACACTTATGTAAAATCCACCTATATCTTAGGTGAAAAAGTTTATGGAGAATAA
- a CDS encoding M20/M25/M40 family metallo-hydrolase, with protein sequence MKDFSLLKEMVGIHAPSGNEGAMTKFLLDYIEKNKKNWKVQPEIFSGDGFQDCIILKFGNPRTAIFAHTDSIGFTVKYGKELIKVGGPVTEDGFKLCGTDSKGYFETELVVLENEDEPTKYEYLLDREIDRGTDLSFLPNWREDERFIQSCYMDNRLGVWTALQVAETLENGVICFSTYEEHRGGSVGFLGKYIYENWSVKQALISDITWVTEGILHDKGVAISIRDSGIPRKSYVDRIRSLAKESGIAYQLEVESAGGSDGNQLQASPYPFDWCFIGAPEDHVHTPNEKVHKNDIAAMVDLYVYLMKHL encoded by the coding sequence ATGAAAGATTTCAGTTTACTAAAAGAAATGGTTGGAATTCACGCACCTTCAGGAAATGAAGGCGCAATGACAAAATTCCTACTGGATTATATTGAAAAGAATAAAAAGAATTGGAAAGTTCAACCTGAAATCTTTTCTGGGGACGGCTTTCAAGACTGTATCATTTTAAAATTCGGGAATCCCAGAACAGCCATTTTTGCACATACAGACTCTATTGGTTTTACGGTTAAATATGGTAAGGAATTAATCAAAGTGGGAGGACCTGTCACTGAAGACGGCTTTAAACTTTGTGGAACGGATAGCAAAGGTTATTTTGAAACCGAGCTAGTGGTCTTAGAGAATGAAGACGAACCAACGAAATATGAATATTTGTTAGATCGGGAAATAGATCGCGGAACTGATCTTTCTTTTTTGCCCAACTGGAGAGAAGATGAGCGCTTCATACAATCCTGTTACATGGATAATCGATTAGGTGTTTGGACAGCTCTTCAGGTTGCCGAAACACTCGAAAACGGTGTCATCTGCTTTTCTACTTATGAAGAACACAGAGGAGGATCAGTAGGCTTCCTAGGAAAGTACATTTATGAGAACTGGAGTGTAAAACAAGCCCTGATTAGTGATATCACGTGGGTTACTGAAGGGATTCTTCACGATAAGGGAGTGGCTATCAGCATTAGGGACAGTGGTATTCCAAGAAAAAGCTATGTAGATAGGATACGTTCGTTGGCTAAAGAATCTGGCATTGCTTATCAATTGGAAGTAGAATCTGCAGGAGGAAGTGATGGAAATCAATTACAAGCTTCCCCCTACCCTTTTGATTGGTGCTTTATTGGTGCTCCAGAAGACCATGTTCATACTCCTAATGAAAAGGTTCATAAAAATGATATTGCCGCCATGGTTGATTTATATGTATATTTAATGAAACATTTATAA
- a CDS encoding YbaB/EbfC family nucleoid-associated protein: MFGNQNMQEMMAKLQEMQGAVEESKKRLEAVYVKGESDDERVRFVMNGNREVSDVRIDESLLAPEHKVALERMIEQAFNKCIENVNHINEGEMKNTAMGMFPGFGG, translated from the coding sequence ATGTTTGGAAACCAAAACATGCAAGAGATGATGGCTAAACTGCAAGAAATGCAAGGAGCCGTTGAAGAATCCAAAAAAAGACTTGAAGCAGTTTATGTTAAAGGCGAATCGGATGATGAACGTGTCCGTTTCGTCATGAATGGGAACCGGGAGGTATCTGATGTTAGAATTGACGAATCGCTTTTAGCTCCAGAACATAAAGTAGCTCTTGAACGAATGATTGAACAAGCCTTTAACAAGTGTATTGAGAATGTGAATCACATTAATGAAGGCGAAATGAAAAACACAGCAATGGGAATGTTCCCAGGGTTTGGAGGATAA
- a CDS encoding LytR/AlgR family response regulator transcription factor: protein MSKIKAIIIDDIKDARDNIRLDIESYTPDVEVIGEADGVVSGAKAIKELNPDVVFLDIQMQDGTGFDLLDIVNSSQFKVIFTTASDEYAIRAFRMSAIDYLLKPIDPDELVESVKKVKEMEKLSKDSYEILQEGIKNHKQLTRLALNTLEKIHIIEIEDIVRCESSVNYTSFYLKDGTRHMVTKTLKEYDELLSPLGFIRVHQTHLVNAKLVKEFVKTDGGYLIMKDGSNVPVSTRKKQAVVEALSNL from the coding sequence ATGAGTAAGATTAAAGCTATTATTATAGACGATATCAAAGACGCCAGAGACAACATTAGACTAGACATTGAGTCTTACACACCAGATGTTGAGGTTATTGGTGAAGCGGATGGAGTCGTATCGGGTGCCAAAGCAATCAAAGAACTCAACCCTGATGTAGTTTTTCTGGACATCCAAATGCAGGACGGCACTGGCTTTGACCTTTTAGATATTGTAAATTCTTCTCAATTTAAAGTGATCTTTACCACAGCTAGTGATGAGTATGCGATAAGGGCCTTTAGAATGTCAGCGATAGACTATCTATTGAAACCCATTGACCCTGATGAACTCGTTGAGTCGGTTAAGAAAGTAAAAGAAATGGAAAAGCTTTCTAAAGACAGTTACGAGATTCTTCAAGAAGGTATTAAGAATCACAAGCAACTTACTAGACTAGCTCTTAACACCCTAGAAAAAATTCATATTATTGAAATTGAAGATATCGTTAGATGCGAATCATCTGTTAACTACACTTCTTTTTATCTAAAGGATGGCACCAGACACATGGTGACCAAAACACTTAAAGAATATGATGAACTCTTAAGTCCGCTTGGTTTCATCCGTGTACATCAGACGCATCTCGTGAACGCAAAACTGGTCAAAGAGTTTGTCAAAACAGATGGAGGTTACTTGATTATGAAAGATGGATCAAATGTTCCAGTTTCCACAAGAAAGAAGCAAGCGGTTGTTGAGGCATTGAGCAATTTATAG
- a CDS encoding poly(ethylene terephthalate) hydrolase family protein, translating to MKTFFTTLITLFCLININAQYAVGHFQEDYVDPDRSNRVIQTEVYYPANTAGNNVPIASGQYPVIVFGHGFVMAWSAYENIWEELVPKGYIMVFPRTEGSILGTDHQEFGWDLQFLVSKIQSEGSNASSILYNGVAANTALMGHSMGGGAAFLAADSLCQNGNSNLKTLVGLAPAESTTNGVSSINSARSITVPSVIFSGSQDGVTPPADHHIPMYDSLASDCKTLVSITGGAHCYFANSNFNCDFGESTSSSGISISRTEQHQVLFDFVEPWLAHTLKGECEKFDVFQDSVMSSSRVTYEQSCNYMSLSVSSSVQDVSCNGLSDGSSTLTISGGTAGYIESWGTSDPNNLNAGTHNYTVTDSDGCSVQGTVTINEPSQLVASSSTTSSNCGNSDGSATLSISGGTSPYSEDWGSEDPMALSAGTYSVLITDGAGCSITESVTITDVGGPTVSSTTNMVSCYGLSDGSASLSISGGTSPYTEDWGANDPANLSAGTYNYTITDGNGCATQGSVTINEPSQLVASSSTTSSNCGNSDGSATLSISGGTSPYSENWGSEDPMALSAGTYSVLITDGAGCSITESVTITDVGGPTVSSTTNMVSCYGLSDGSASLSITGGTSPYTEDWGVNDPANLSAGTYNYTVTDGNGCITQGMVTITEPSAIDVGVSLVNNELTANNTAASGYQWIDCGDGSGLSGENLSTFTPSVDGNYAVIVTEGACSDTSSCTLVQGLGVSEPLDELNLVVYPNPSNGHLTVVYNLLETMIIDVYQIDGKHCQTNRISSSGEMIELPHAPGVYLLRCSTEDKTTFISVTRE from the coding sequence ATGAAAACTTTTTTTACCACCCTAATCACTCTTTTCTGCTTAATAAATATTAACGCCCAATATGCAGTGGGTCATTTTCAAGAAGATTATGTTGATCCTGATAGATCAAACCGGGTAATCCAAACAGAGGTATATTATCCCGCTAATACAGCAGGGAATAACGTTCCTATCGCCAGCGGCCAATACCCCGTCATTGTCTTCGGACATGGGTTTGTGATGGCTTGGAGTGCTTATGAGAACATTTGGGAGGAATTGGTGCCCAAAGGGTATATCATGGTTTTTCCAAGAACAGAGGGTAGTATCCTTGGAACAGATCATCAAGAGTTTGGGTGGGATCTACAGTTCTTAGTAAGTAAAATTCAGTCAGAAGGATCAAATGCTTCTTCTATCCTATATAACGGTGTGGCTGCAAATACTGCTTTGATGGGGCATTCCATGGGAGGTGGTGCGGCTTTTCTCGCAGCTGATTCATTGTGTCAAAATGGTAATTCAAACCTGAAGACGCTTGTAGGTTTAGCACCAGCTGAGTCGACAACAAATGGGGTTTCTTCTATAAACTCTGCACGATCGATTACCGTGCCTTCGGTTATTTTTAGTGGTAGTCAGGATGGGGTTACCCCTCCAGCAGATCATCACATTCCAATGTATGATAGTTTGGCAAGTGACTGTAAAACACTAGTTTCCATAACGGGAGGTGCGCATTGCTACTTTGCTAATTCAAATTTTAACTGTGACTTTGGAGAATCAACTTCTTCCTCTGGGATATCTATTTCTAGAACTGAGCAACATCAAGTGCTTTTTGACTTTGTTGAACCGTGGTTGGCACACACGTTAAAAGGGGAATGTGAAAAGTTTGATGTATTTCAAGATTCTGTAATGTCTTCGTCCAGAGTTACGTATGAGCAGTCATGTAACTACATGTCGCTCTCAGTATCCTCAAGTGTTCAGGATGTAAGTTGTAATGGTCTTTCAGATGGATCTTCAACGCTGACTATTTCTGGTGGAACAGCGGGATATATAGAGTCATGGGGGACAAGTGATCCAAATAATTTGAATGCGGGTACTCATAACTATACTGTTACAGATAGTGATGGTTGCAGTGTGCAAGGAACTGTAACCATCAATGAGCCCTCTCAGTTGGTAGCAAGTTCGTCAACAACGTCTTCTAATTGTGGTAATTCGGACGGATCGGCTACTTTGAGTATTTCTGGGGGAACTTCACCTTATTCAGAAGATTGGGGGAGTGAAGACCCGATGGCATTAAGTGCAGGAACTTATAGCGTGTTGATCACAGATGGTGCGGGTTGTAGTATTACAGAAAGTGTAACCATAACCGATGTGGGTGGTCCAACGGTTTCTAGTACAACTAATATGGTAAGTTGCTATGGTTTGTCTGATGGTTCAGCAAGTTTATCGATATCGGGAGGGACTTCTCCATATACCGAGGATTGGGGAGCCAATGATCCTGCAAATCTTTCCGCTGGAACATATAACTATACTATTACGGATGGGAATGGATGTGCAACTCAAGGAAGCGTAACCATTAATGAGCCCTCTCAGTTGGTAGCAAGTTCATCAACAACCTCTTCTAATTGTGGCAATTCGGACGGATCGGCTACCTTGAGTATTTCTGGGGGAACTTCACCTTATTCAGAAAATTGGGGCAGTGAAGACCCGATGGCATTAAGTGCAGGAACTTATAGCGTGTTGATCACAGATGGTGCGGGTTGTAGTATTACAGAAAGTGTAACCATAACCGATGTGGGTGGTCCAACGGTTTCTAGTACAACTAATATGGTAAGTTGCTATGGTTTGTCTGATGGTTCAGCGAGTTTATCGATAACGGGAGGGACTTCTCCATATACCGAGGATTGGGGAGTCAATGATCCTGCAAATCTTTCCGCTGGAACATATAACTATACTGTTACAGATGGGAATGGATGTATAACACAGGGAATGGTGACGATTACTGAACCATCAGCTATTGATGTTGGCGTTTCTTTGGTTAATAATGAGTTAACAGCGAACAATACAGCTGCATCTGGATATCAATGGATAGACTGCGGGGACGGCTCAGGTCTTTCAGGAGAGAACCTATCAACCTTCACACCATCAGTAGACGGAAATTATGCAGTGATAGTTACGGAAGGAGCTTGCAGTGACACTTCCTCTTGTACACTTGTTCAGGGATTAGGCGTGTCTGAACCGCTTGATGAATTGAATTTAGTCGTATATCCTAACCCCTCTAATGGGCATTTGACAGTAGTTTATAATTTGTTGGAAACAATGATTATTGATGTTTATCAAATAGACGGTAAGCACTGCCAAACAAATAGGATATCTTCTAGTGGAGAAATGATAGAATTACCGCATGCTCCAGGCGTTTATCTGCTTAGATGTAGCACAGAAGATAAAACAACTTTCATTAGCGTGACTCGAGAGTAG
- a CDS encoding IS110 family transposase: MELKVLKQALGLDVSKDTLSICLGFLRSDLTKEFVSRKDVANNKEGFSELVKWLKRTMKQDQLIVVMEATGVYHEGVSHYLHDLGYNVCIMQSGRVKKYAQSLNQRSKTDALDSKMLSMLGCERELQIWSPPSETLQELKSLSRERSMLVKERSVEKNRLEALKVGVHTESRTIKRFEKRLKLINTQIAEIEEEMGRCVQKDAELSRKINYLESIPGVSFISATTVVAETGGFALINNRKQLTSYAGYDVVLRDSGSFHGKTKISKKGNKHIRAVLHMPSMTAVRLNPTLKPFYQRLKPKKEKPIVALVAVQRKMLLLMYTLWKNEQYYDPEFEQKKAAKNQVFAAQDRNKPKFVTS; the protein is encoded by the coding sequence ATGGAATTAAAAGTATTAAAACAAGCATTGGGACTAGATGTATCGAAAGATACGTTGTCGATTTGTTTAGGTTTTTTGAGAAGTGATTTAACCAAGGAGTTTGTATCACGAAAAGATGTTGCCAATAACAAGGAGGGCTTCTCAGAGCTAGTAAAATGGTTAAAGCGAACAATGAAACAAGACCAGTTAATTGTAGTAATGGAGGCCACAGGAGTTTATCATGAAGGCGTTTCGCATTACCTACACGATTTGGGTTATAATGTATGTATCATGCAATCAGGTCGTGTAAAGAAATATGCACAGAGTTTAAATCAACGTTCCAAAACAGATGCTCTAGATAGCAAGATGCTTTCGATGTTAGGATGTGAACGTGAGTTACAGATCTGGTCCCCTCCCAGTGAGACGCTTCAGGAGCTAAAGAGTTTGAGTAGAGAAAGGTCGATGTTAGTAAAAGAACGGAGTGTAGAAAAGAATCGACTTGAAGCACTGAAGGTAGGCGTTCATACGGAGTCAAGAACGATAAAACGCTTTGAAAAAAGGTTGAAGTTGATCAACACTCAGATAGCAGAAATAGAAGAGGAAATGGGCAGATGTGTTCAAAAAGATGCAGAGTTAAGCAGAAAGATCAATTACCTAGAGAGTATACCAGGAGTATCATTTATATCAGCAACTACGGTCGTAGCAGAGACAGGTGGATTTGCATTGATCAATAATAGGAAACAACTAACGAGTTATGCTGGTTATGACGTGGTTTTACGAGATTCAGGGAGTTTTCACGGTAAAACAAAAATCAGCAAAAAGGGGAATAAACACATTCGAGCTGTGTTGCACATGCCTTCCATGACAGCAGTACGATTAAATCCAACCTTAAAGCCTTTTTATCAACGTTTAAAACCCAAAAAAGAAAAGCCAATAGTCGCATTAGTAGCGGTGCAACGCAAAATGCTATTGCTAATGTATACGCTGTGGAAAAACGAACAATATTATGATCCCGAATTTGAGCAAAAAAAAGCAGCAAAGAATCAAGTCTTTGCTGCGCAGGATAGAAACAAACCGAAATTTGTAACTTCCTAA
- a CDS encoding SIR2 family protein, with the protein MLYGFWFERFSESPKERQKLIEHLIDFKEPSGAYLLFSHLISNGKITNVFTTNFDDLIYDSLIRYTETKPKIYSHNEVAQYINTLSKRPNIIKLHGDFLFENIKNTKPETGLLWSNMENKLEECLKSFDLIVVGYNGADDSVMNALAKLKSKDYGLLWCGRNPENLNWRVKELINQTNNSYFIQIESFELLSMKLFEVYKDEIDYPDFRSNAERKEKEFHQYITEFKTELTENVKLEEKEIESINSTLDIVLDRNSFFRVAELNHSEQLEFLRKLRIDGISRTLKNIHTNINWEHSKTLYADLDKDDFFQNKLYEVSIQHISNALSNLRKIDAERTKSILDSLNDENLLDKINSASSSDLYSGISELKSISPKKIESILNKRKVSPELLVIENQDLRKVAFKLKTLSPKDGLELLISNNEALQTKIKEEPIKEVVIFLENVSSIYFKECQALFEQLENSFLADRILEQNLTLLSISLRVFNHLNRNKTKQLIKLLDKDKLQSKLTTTSLQAIKSLLFALKDVDFQLSKYLLGLITDEQFQEKIEKSDLLSIAESLEYLSKIDNPRISKIAKEINSELITHKIDNEDFTFQQFGNAMSKLIVFDFDKFCLAAREIDVPRLTDKISKTINKTGEQVFLHFVPIYFKVNRVLFSKIIKESPQDYIDSILKWPKIDLYTVNLPYLNRVFIENKMDKEKEYVDYIISNNQDKFRKKKRRKKKKH; encoded by the coding sequence TTGCTTTATGGTTTTTGGTTTGAGCGTTTTTCTGAAAGTCCAAAAGAAAGGCAAAAACTGATAGAACACCTGATTGACTTTAAAGAACCTTCAGGTGCATATTTGTTGTTTTCTCATTTAATATCAAATGGAAAAATTACCAATGTATTCACCACAAATTTTGATGACCTCATTTATGATTCGCTAATTAGATATACTGAAACTAAGCCAAAAATATATTCACATAATGAAGTTGCTCAGTACATTAATACCCTGAGCAAACGACCAAACATTATCAAATTACACGGAGATTTTTTATTCGAGAATATCAAGAATACTAAACCCGAAACAGGGTTGCTTTGGAGTAATATGGAGAATAAATTGGAAGAATGCTTAAAATCATTTGACCTTATTGTAGTTGGCTATAATGGAGCAGATGACTCTGTTATGAATGCTCTTGCTAAGTTGAAGTCTAAGGATTATGGTTTGCTTTGGTGTGGTCGCAACCCAGAAAACCTAAATTGGAGAGTAAAGGAACTGATAAACCAGACGAACAATTCATACTTTATTCAAATAGAGTCATTTGAACTTTTATCAATGAAGCTTTTTGAAGTCTACAAAGATGAAATTGATTATCCGGATTTTAGAAGCAACGCTGAAAGAAAAGAAAAAGAGTTTCACCAATATATTACAGAGTTCAAAACTGAATTAACAGAAAATGTAAAGCTTGAAGAAAAAGAAATTGAGAGTATAAACTCAACTTTAGATATTGTTCTAGACAGAAACAGTTTTTTTAGAGTTGCTGAATTAAACCATTCAGAACAGTTGGAATTTCTCAGAAAGTTAAGAATTGATGGTATAAGTCGTACACTAAAAAACATACACACGAATATTAATTGGGAGCACTCAAAAACCCTGTATGCGGATTTAGACAAAGATGATTTCTTCCAAAACAAGCTTTATGAAGTATCTATTCAGCATATTTCCAATGCCCTCTCAAATTTGAGAAAAATTGACGCTGAAAGAACCAAGAGTATTTTAGATTCATTAAATGATGAAAATCTCCTAGATAAAATTAATAGTGCTTCTTCCTCTGACTTGTATTCAGGTATTTCAGAACTAAAATCTATTAGTCCTAAAAAAATTGAATCAATTCTAAATAAAAGAAAGGTGTCTCCTGAATTGTTGGTTATAGAAAACCAAGACCTTAGAAAAGTTGCTTTCAAGCTTAAAACATTATCACCAAAAGATGGATTAGAGCTATTGATTTCGAATAATGAAGCTCTTCAAACTAAAATTAAAGAAGAGCCAATAAAAGAAGTTGTCATTTTTTTAGAGAATGTTTCTAGTATTTACTTTAAAGAATGTCAAGCACTATTTGAACAACTAGAAAACTCCTTTTTAGCTGATAGAATATTAGAACAAAATCTGACACTACTTAGTATTTCGTTGAGAGTATTTAATCACCTCAATAGAAATAAAACTAAACAACTTATAAAGCTACTTGATAAGGATAAATTACAATCCAAACTGACTACAACAAGTTTGCAAGCAATCAAGTCGTTACTATTTGCATTAAAAGATGTGGACTTTCAATTATCTAAGTACTTACTAGGCTTGATTACTGATGAGCAATTTCAGGAAAAAATTGAAAAGTCAGATTTACTTAGTATTGCGGAGTCACTCGAATATTTATCCAAAATTGACAATCCAAGAATTTCAAAAATTGCAAAGGAGATAAACAGCGAATTAATTACTCATAAGATAGACAATGAAGATTTTACATTCCAACAATTTGGCAATGCAATGTCCAAGTTAATCGTTTTCGATTTTGACAAATTTTGTCTTGCTGCCAGAGAAATTGATGTTCCAAGATTGACTGACAAAATATCAAAGACTATAAATAAAACGGGAGAGCAAGTATTTCTGCATTTTGTTCCAATCTACTTCAAGGTAAATCGTGTGTTATTCTCTAAAATCATAAAAGAATCTCCACAAGACTATATTGACTCGATTTTAAAGTGGCCAAAAATTGACTTATACACCGTAAACCTACCTTATCTAAACAGAGTCTTTATTGAAAACAAAATGGATAAAGAGAAGGAATATGTTGATTACATAATTAGTAACAATCAAGATAAGTTTAGGAAAAAGAAAAGGAGAAAAAAGAAAAAACACTAG